The following DNA comes from Pleuronectes platessa chromosome 9, fPlePla1.1, whole genome shotgun sequence.
CAACCTGCTGTATCATAGTCAAGTGAAAATGTAGTTTTGGTCTTCTTTCAAGAAGGGCAACGCTTTAAAGCGTGGATCTAGTGCTGAGGCGATGCACAGAAAAAGGTGCCGCTCAAGTACCTCTTCCCAAGATCGCCGGATACAGTCtttttaatttccctcgtaACGGCCGAGTCAGCCCTGTTTCTTGAAAAATGTCAATCTGCTCATTTTACTTGCACACCCCTCCAGtaactttattcttttatttcctgGATACTTTCTGCAACGTATCTATTACTGAGGACAAATACACACTATCATCTCTCTGGTGCCAGACAATGCTCACAAGAGAGAGGGGATGCTTTTAGCAGAGTTTGACACAGACGTCTTCATGTCTCTGGAGCTGGGACATAATGTgacttcagctcattgttttattgccctcaagtgaaatgattttgttttgaataaCAAGGATCCAGAGGTGCATCAAAATAATCTgcagtgttttgtttgattGCAGCATCGTCCATTCACAGCTTCCTTAAATGAGCCCATCACCTGAACCTGTGCTTCCACTTGTATTTAAAGTACTTAGGGAACAGTGAGTGTAGATATAGAGTCACCACTCTAGGGCCATTCAATGATAAACTATTCATCTGTATAAGAAATTCAAAGTGTGTTTTAATATCTACATTTTGTGACCTGGTGCTGACCCCGTTGTCTGTCAACATTTTTTCTATTTGATgccttttgatttgttttatgcaGTTGTATTTATTTCCAGTTTATCGACTTCTTCCATTTCCTCTATATGAGCAAATGGAGAAGTTCATTCTATTGGAAGGGGAGTTGACACAGTTAGGAAATCATAAGTCATGGGActgttttgtcttcttctttgttttaatgtgtattttcagGTCATAAAACAATGGAGAGTGACACAGTGGTGAATAACAAACAGCTCAGAAACATTCTGGCCACCTTTTTCTGAAGTGGGCTTTAGTGCAATTTATACTAttgcttttcagtttttaattctGCTATAAACTGCATGAATACTTTCTGATTACAAACTAAGCTGGTTCACTTGATCATCATTATTCTTTCTTTGGTTTATCTTTGGTTTATTTGTGACATTATTCTTTTACAACAGGAATTATACTGCACATTAATATCTTACTTATTAGAACCATTTTAACCATATTCAATGTTGGACAGCTTCTAGcgttgtgaacgagtctgacCCGGacgatctcctgctgcttcttcacatgtgaaacaCAACCTCCAGAAATTGTCTTTCCAAAATCAACACACAAATCATTGTTGGATCAAAACTATTctttattaattaatatcttcctctttaatttcagtacaaaaagaaaaagaaaaaccgaGCTAATTAGCATAACTCTCAGAAAATTAAGCCCAAATTTAAAGGATTAAGCcattttcattaattaaaatCTTCCTCTTTAATTTCAGTGCAAAACAGAAGACAAAACCAAGCTAATTAGCATAAAGCCCAAAAAATAAAGCCAAGATTTAAGGGATTAAGCTTCCATTTGAATATCTTCCTCTCCTGGTTCTGTCTACTGAGGAGACGAGAACCTGCCGAGGAAGAGGATGGACTTGGTGTTATTGTgcctgatgaagaagaggaaggggtGGTCTGCTGTGAAGGGTTCCCCCATCGGCATACAGTTAGCAACTGAGATGCCTGCTGCCACAGCCGCCTCTATGCCATCCTCGTTCACCTCCATGAAGGCCTTGTGAACCACCTCAGACACAAAGAGATCACTTCCGCCGTTCATGCCAGACAGGTCGGCCTGTGATGGGGAGAACACGTCTGTCATGCCCAGCTCGGACAGAGGCTCCTTCAGCTGGTACTCTTCCTCCAGCTTGAACTTTGGCAGGTGAATGAGGATCTTTGACTGGACGTCCATGTTTTCCCTGTTGGTCCATTCATCCAGCATCTCCAGcgtcagctccttctccagctggaacagagcaaatacattttatcacaTCTCTAAAAACTAAGAAGAGGGTGTCTTGTGATTAAAAGGCTGAAACATCTGTAGCCTCTTTTAGAACCtacaagggatattctccatcttgttgtatATTCCACCCCCTAAAACAAAAGTCATCGATTGAGTTGCTGTTGCCTCCATTTAGCTAAACTTCAGTTGTTTAGTAAACACAGTGTCTGTTAAAGACAAATAACATTGCACAGGCTGGTCAGTTGTAAGAAGCATATTATACACATGTAGTAGTTTTACCAttttggtctctaccaactCCTGAGGAAAATATCTGGCTTTTTAGTGCATAGATGTTCAACTTCCTTCACCAGCTGGTCTCcatctttgtctgtctgctgttaGGTGCTCGACAGGGAGTGAGCAGCAGGTTTGATATGAGAATCTCAATATGAAACAATCTATTGATTTAACTCTGTGTACCTTCAGCAGAGGGTCGGAGCCGTCTGTGGACTGTTCAGGCAACAGGATGAACATGCtgagctcctcctccacatACGGCAGCTCCAGGATCTGCAGAGCGTGGTCAGGGATGTAGTTGTAGGGCAGATTCTTCATCTGGAACATCATCTGGACTGGTTTGCTCTCAGtctgacacacagaaacacaaacaactattaaaatgtatatctaGCTCATAATTCCATTGGGATTAGGTCACTATCTACTCTAGTTTGAGGAGCTTAGGGACATaaataagctttttttttttacctggctGACTTTAAAGGGCATCTCTTCGGTTTTTGCTTTATAAAAGCGATTCATCCAGACTGCCTTCAAGTAGATGGCATTGACCAGGACCAGCCTCGTACCATCAAAGACTGTCTTCAGGagatcttttattttgtctgaAATTTAACAGAAAACCTGAGAATCCAGAACAATGTAGAAagattttttccctttttcattaaattcaggTGTAAAGTCGtactgtctgtctgctgctcgACCCAGGTGTTGATCTCCTTTCTGCTCGCCTCCAAGGCCCCGATGAAATCCACAGTCTTCAGGTCGGCCTGGTAGTACTTACGCGTGGCTTCCAGGAATCGCTGCAGAGAGCACATATCGTCTTATACTTTCAAGGAAGTAAGTGTGAATTTGTGCTGtgataagtgaaaaataaaaactcacagTGAGGAACATTGCTGTTTTCTCCCCATACAGACGATTGGCTGTTTTCAGAATGTATGATTTCGATGGTGAGTTGATGTCTTCGATCAGCTTCTTGAATTCGGCGTGGACGGCTTCACCATGTTGGAATGACAGGGCCTGTGTGGAAGTTTGGATGAACACGTGACATTTAAATGCTGTGCACCTAAGACTCCAGGGTCTGTAGGTGAGGAAGCTAAACTCAGAGTCAGTTCCTCAGAACATTTTCTGGaagttttcctgccagcccactTGTAAAATATCTGTAAAATGTAGAAATCAGAAGGCGACAAAATCTCATCTCTCACCTGCAAATTctacatattcacacacagaaTCTGTTCATAGAGATTTCTTCTGTAGAAACCCGAGTGAGACACTGCAGATTAAAATCTGCACATTTTTAACACTGAAGTCATTAATAGATGAGACGAAAATAAGATACAAGTAAGAAACTGTAAGATTTGTTCTTCTGTTAAAAAGCAAACTGGTTTAATGAACTGAACTGTCAGATCAATGTCCTGCTGTCAGAGAGCAGCACATACTGGACCTTGTGTCAGGGATTCATCTAGAGTCAGAAGAACAGATGGTTTAGAAACACTGTTCAGTCTGCTCCATCATAACCAACTGGTCCCACAGCTCTGACTCTCTGAATGACAGGTAACAGAGACATGGTGTGATGTACCTGGGCCATTTGATCAGCTGTGTCTCCTCGGGCTCCCAGGTAGACCATAGCCAGAGCTGAACTGATGCTCAGCGGAGACACCAACACATTCCCCGATGGGTTTGCACGGCTCAGAGTCCGGAACAGCTCCAAGGCAAAGGCTGTGTTAGAGCTGCTGATGGCGGCCATGGTTGAGGATGTACAGTTGCCTGTGATAAACAAAAATTGCTTTTTAGACATATATATTTTGACATCTGAACAGAAATGCACCTGATTGCTGCTTGATTGAATTACAATTTTTTGCGAAACAAAATGTGCTAAGACCCAGAGACCCACCAGATGAGTTGGGATTGAACCAAACTCAATTTTATTCGTGTATGGCATCAAATCATATCAAACATTCTCTCACAGCGCGAGAAAAACCCCAAACACGTAAAATCAGATAAATACCTGAGAGATGAGAAGATGTGGAAGCAGAGAATGTGAACCTTGAGGTTGAGTGGTCAGTAGAGGAACACGTACAccagtatatatacagtatatgtgtggGTGTGACTGGGCAATAAGCCACTGACTGCTGGGGACAAAACAACTGCGCACcagtggaaaaaaactaaaccgaCCCAATTCTGAGGAAATGTTTGCACAGCCTCCTCGTGCAATGACTCCGGTAAAAAcgtttttggtttattttaataaataatcaactTTATTACTGCAGATGTCGTCTGTTAACCCTCTGAGAGCCACTGCGCCGTTTATGATCTCAAATATCAGGTTGTCTGTTAGGGCGTCACCACTACTCAATGGTTTGAGTCAGAGACATGCCgtttcctgttaaactgaataagcAGCTCTAACAAGCAGGCCCCTGTTTGTGAGTGATTTACAGCACTGAGCATTCAcattcttccttttctccagGCAATGTGTCGTCCATATTGTGGAACCAAATTTGTTGGACGTTTGCTggatgtggcagcagtgtccatcacttttaggtgtcccatggaaacacttccgttgtcctTTTCTCTAACTGCAGTGCGTTTCTGTAGcgtgttgtgttgtcaaatagatgaagatgttttcttcctttgcttgtgtttgtccgtttgcatttgttttcttcagttgcagtgtgttgagctctcagggccaccgtagaaatATGTGTCTGTGGGATTAACTGAGATAAAGTCTCGCCCTCACCATCAAGGAGGGTCACAGAAACGACTGGCAACCATGATAAACCTTTGGACCGTCTGTTACATAACTGTCACCAGACTCCCCACTTCAGAAGCCCTCCATCCCTTTTCCTGTCTCCCTCAAACCTTGAACATATTTTATGACACCTCGTGGAACCTGAGTCACAATAAGAGTTCATGAAAAATGTCATTGAATGGTTCTTTGGGAGATTTTTTGGAGGAGTTAGACGTCCTCCTGTCAAACTTCCCAGAAAATGGCCCTGCACTTATCCTTGGGTTACTTTAACATCCAGACAGACAAGTCATCTGACCTTTTTCTTTTACTGTCTTCTtttgctctctcactcagtccttCCCCTCTTACTCACAAAGCCGGTAACCACCTGGACTTTATTTTCACCAGAAACTGCTTGACATCTAACCTCACTGTAACCCCACTTCATGTCTCCGaccacttcttcatctcttacTCTCTACCGCTATCTCAAACCGACAACCCTACCACATCCACAGAGTCGGTACCTGTCTGTTGCAACAttcgttccctctctccttcctctctagcctcctctgttttatcagcccTCCCTTCCACTGACTCTTTCTCACTCATGCATCCTAACGCTGCCACAGACATTCTCCtttctgctctgtcctcctctcttgactctctctgtcctcttacgtCACGACAAGTCCAGAAGTCCTCCCCAGCTCTGTGGTTGTCTGACTCGGTGCGTGCTGACAGAGCCACTATGTgagcatcagaaaggaaatggctgaaatctaaacacctggacgacctgctcgcttatcagtctcttctctcctctttttctgcctctatttccacagccaaaagcactttttaccaGACTGCAATTCAAGCCTCATTTTCTAACCCCaaaaaactcttctccatcttttccaacccccccagtccccctcctccttcctcccttctaccgagccactttgtcaactactttaTAACAAAGATAGATGACATCATTTTCTGATCCTCCTTCTATAACCACACTTCCATCAACTTCATTTTCATCCTCTTCACCCCCCTGTTtcccaatcaagttctgacCTTGGTAACCTCTGCCTGCCCGACCACCTGCCCCATTGACCCCATCCtttctcacattctccagtcaGAACATCTGTGGACAATGGGAGGATTTTCTCATGGTTGAAAACGATTTAGGATTAACATGTGGGTGAATCAGAGGTGTTGCTTCATCTTGATTCCCATGGAACTGATAAGAAATGATTTACTTATCAAATTTAATAAAGTAGCATCTCCAAATAATGAATTCttacaaactaaataaataattgctAGTTCAAAACCATTACTCAAAACAATGACTTTGTAAGTTAGAATAATGACAAAGTAAGTTATGAAATCATTATATCTGATATACAATGTGCAATAAAAAGATATCATCACGTAAAAGCCataataacaaatacaaatatgaagaATCAATAAAAAGGAGACAACATTGCACAAgagcaaatataaataataatagcaaTATGTAAGAATAAAGAGATGACATCACATGTCAAACTgtgatttaaaagaagtcaCTGAATCTGCAAACCATCATGTGGGATGGACCAAAAGATTAACATGAAAACCTGACTGAGGTTAgtaaacatttatttgtatGATACTACATTAAATGATCTGTATCTAGGtgtataataataagaataaactGGCAGGTACAGGGGAGGCTCTGTACTTTTACCAGTGAACGTCCGTCCGTGTGTTGataaacagattcttcactttcCTGTCACTCCATCAGGACttgcctccctccatctcttcttctgGTGGTTTCACGCCCGAGCGGTCTCATTACCGCCACCACCCGGTGACACTGAGGTAGTGTCAGTAAATGAGGGGAAGCAGTTCTATGTAAAAATATTACACTTTACTTTTATCATCCCTAATGTGAAGGACATTTTGTAACATGAAGTTCATGTCCCCTTGGGTtcaggaataaaataaaacggATTCGGAACAATATGCGGAGAATCTCAAAACTCCGGTGAAAGAAATCcaaattagacaaatcatgtTTGAGAGGCTGTAAGAAgagattaaaaacacaagagCTTTGTGTTGGACACAGTTCAGTAGTCGTGTGAGTTTGCAGGTTCTTTGTCAGTAATTTTAATGCCTCCTGGAATCTCTCCTGAAAatactccacttcctcctcagcaTGAATTTCATTGGTGGACGGACGTCCCTGCAGAATACTAAAGAGGCGTAACTGTGTCCTTTGTAGTTGCTTCAGTTTGCTAAGCAGGAAATATGGTTactcattttttttactttattatttacacgtttttatgttcatttttAAGGTAATAAATTATTTCTTAACccgtcaataagtctgtatctGGTCTAGTTGTAATGCTGGATTCGATCATGGGATTGATCTTCCATTTGAGATATGAAAACCGGCTCAGACTTCTAGCCTCAGCTCACTCATGTGAAATCGTTGCTTCAGCTCCTTCCGTGAGAGAGAAGGCTGTTGTGCCTTAAAACATGCAATAGAGAAATAGGTATTAAGTAATAGGCTACATTTGAATAATTCCAATTTCAATGGAAAATAAGGGATGAAATCATAACTGGATTAGAGAGGATGATTGAGAACAATCTGGCTGGTgtacgacccgctctacctccttgAGAGATGAGAAGATGTGGAAGCAGAGAATGTGAACCTGGAGGTTGAGTACAGACCACTAAAGCGGGCCACATCACCTCCACCTTGTTGAAGGCAGCAGGAGAAACAGCCATACGTCTGATAGTGTCATGGCCGACTAAAAAATGAGGACCTTCTCCACCGTGACGTCACCTGACGAGGGTGGCGCCACCATTCGGATAATGCCAGGGCATGGTGTTATCCCTCAGAAACAGGGTCAGACCATCTCAATGACCACCACTACTGGCAGTGAACCAATCACTGTGTCCACTTGTGCTAATGTGGTGACCATGGCTGCCAGCGTTGTAGCTGGTGCCAAGGGGATCACAGTGAACCCCCGGATCCTCTTGTTCACCTCTGACGTTAGGAACAGCTACGGCCACTGAGCGGCAGGTCCCTGCTTCAGTGGTTACTACACAAACAGTAAGAaatcatttatttctttttcagaTTATTTCAGATAAGATATCTCTATTATTATGGCTATTGTTCAGCAAAAAACCTTCTAAAAGAACCACACACACTTCCCACTCTCACACCTTATACATAATCATTTTTACATTGAAACCTTTATGAAATAAATGTTGCCAATTCTTTTTCACATTCACTCTCCTTCATGTTGCTTTCCTTCCTACATCTGTGCTGAAAGTATGAAACATATTTACTTAAAGATAATAAGACTAATGCACAAAGCAGTGAGTGCCCAAATGCCTCGCTGAATAGATCATTTATTTTACTCAATCTTTTCCTCTAGAGAGATCATATCAGCTTTTTcctcagtttcttttttctacAACTGTCATTATTGATTCCAGTCAAAAGCTTTGATAGTTGAATATCAGCTGATGCTctttacatacacatacacatattttgTATGTACTGTTAGAAATGATAAAATGATGAGGAAGTCTCTTATGTATTCCTCAAACTAGTTAGTGACATAAGACACTGCTCGACTACATGTGGTTCAGACTTAGTGTGGTGTACAATGTGGTTAAAGTGCACTCTGCTGGACAAA
Coding sequences within:
- the LOC128447757 gene encoding leukocyte elastase inhibitor, whose product is MAAISSSNTAFALELFRTLSRANPSGNVLVSPLSISSALAMVYLGARGDTADQMAQALSFQHGEAVHAEFKKLIEDINSPSKSYILKTANRLYGEKTAMFLTRFLEATRKYYQADLKTVDFIGALEASRKEINTWVEQQTDNKIKDLLKTVFDGTRLVLVNAIYLKAVWMNRFYKAKTEEMPFKVSQTESKPVQMMFQMKNLPYNYIPDHALQILELPYVEEELSMFILLPEQSTDGSDPLLKLEKELTLEMLDEWTNRENMDVQSKILIHLPKFKLEEEYQLKEPLSELGMTDVFSPSQADLSGMNGGSDLFVSEVVHKAFMEVNEDGIEAAVAAGISVANCMPMGEPFTADHPFLFFIRHNNTKSILFLGRFSSPQ